A single region of the Thermococcus paralvinellae genome encodes:
- the gatE gene encoding Glu-tRNA(Gln) amidotransferase subunit GatE: MMMELNYKELGLKVGLEIHRQLDTKKLFSPVPSELHEEVDFTFQRKLRPTMSELGEIDQAALEEFKKGRIYIYEGNYEFSDLVYMDEEPPHMPDEEALRVALQIAYLLNATPVDEVHFMRKIVIDGSNVSGFQRTAIIAMNGKVDTPWGSVGIPTICLEEDAARIIEREDGKVIYRIDRLGIPLVEIATTPDIHHPEQAKVVAKYIGDALRATRKVKRGLGTIRQDLNVSIKGGARIEIKGVQELDMIPIIIEREVLRQLNLLKIRDELKKRRASEEELKEEFYDVTDIFENTQSKIISKTIKKGGKVLALKLPKFRGLIGYEIQPGRRLGTEMADRAKKYVKGIFHIDELPNYGITQEEVNAVIERLGLGEQDAFVLVAAEEETAKKALREVLQRAKEALHGVPEETRRALPDGNTQYMRPLPGKARMYPETDIPPILITKEMKEEILANLPELPQAKVERYVKEFKIDKSLAKTLVDDERDELFEELIEMGVKPSLAASILVVVLKGLKKEVPIENITDEHIKEAFKLYLDNKIAKEAFEEIFKELALHPKKTALQVAEEKGLTLLSEEEVERIIDEIVQQNIDVIKAKGMGAMGMIMGRAMAKLRGKADGKLVSQLVRKKIQELSS; encoded by the coding sequence ATGATGATGGAACTTAATTACAAAGAGCTTGGGCTTAAAGTAGGATTGGAGATTCATAGACAGCTTGATACTAAAAAGCTGTTCTCACCTGTGCCAAGTGAGCTTCATGAAGAAGTTGATTTTACATTTCAGAGAAAGTTAAGACCAACAATGAGTGAGCTCGGAGAGATTGATCAAGCGGCTTTAGAGGAATTCAAAAAGGGGAGGATTTACATTTATGAAGGAAACTACGAGTTCAGTGATTTAGTTTACATGGACGAAGAGCCACCTCACATGCCGGATGAAGAAGCTTTAAGAGTAGCTCTTCAAATTGCATACCTTCTCAACGCTACTCCCGTTGATGAGGTTCACTTCATGCGTAAAATCGTTATTGATGGATCCAACGTTTCGGGCTTCCAGAGAACTGCAATAATAGCGATGAACGGAAAGGTTGATACTCCATGGGGTAGCGTTGGAATTCCAACAATTTGTCTGGAGGAAGATGCTGCGAGAATAATTGAGAGGGAAGATGGCAAAGTGATTTACAGGATTGACCGTTTGGGAATTCCATTAGTTGAAATTGCAACAACTCCAGATATTCACCACCCAGAACAAGCAAAGGTTGTTGCCAAATACATAGGGGATGCCTTGAGGGCAACAAGAAAAGTCAAGCGTGGTCTGGGAACAATCAGACAAGACTTGAACGTTTCAATTAAAGGTGGTGCAAGGATTGAAATTAAAGGTGTCCAGGAGCTGGACATGATACCCATCATTATTGAGCGTGAAGTTTTAAGGCAACTAAACCTCCTTAAGATTCGTGATGAACTCAAGAAGAGAAGGGCAAGTGAGGAAGAATTGAAAGAAGAGTTCTATGATGTCACCGACATCTTCGAGAACACCCAATCAAAGATTATCTCAAAAACCATTAAGAAAGGTGGAAAGGTTCTTGCATTAAAGCTTCCAAAGTTCAGAGGGCTCATTGGTTATGAAATTCAACCAGGAAGAAGATTGGGTACAGAAATGGCAGACAGGGCGAAGAAATATGTTAAAGGAATATTCCACATTGATGAATTACCTAATTATGGAATCACGCAAGAGGAAGTTAATGCAGTCATTGAGAGACTTGGCTTAGGAGAGCAAGACGCTTTTGTTCTAGTTGCGGCCGAGGAAGAGACAGCCAAGAAAGCTTTGAGAGAAGTCCTTCAAAGGGCTAAAGAAGCACTTCATGGAGTTCCAGAAGAAACAAGGAGAGCCCTGCCAGATGGAAACACACAATATATGCGTCCACTGCCAGGTAAAGCGAGAATGTACCCAGAGACAGATATTCCGCCTATACTCATAACGAAAGAAATGAAGGAGGAAATCCTTGCTAACCTTCCGGAGCTTCCACAAGCTAAGGTTGAGCGCTATGTCAAGGAGTTCAAGATTGACAAGAGCTTAGCCAAAACACTGGTCGATGATGAAAGGGATGAGCTGTTTGAGGAGCTTATTGAGATGGGTGTTAAGCCTTCATTAGCTGCGTCAATCCTTGTGGTTGTTCTTAAAGGTCTGAAGAAAGAAGTCCCAATTGAGAACATAACCGATGAGCACATCAAGGAGGCATTTAAGCTTTACCTTGACAACAAGATTGCCAAAGAGGCGTTTGAAGAGATATTCAAAGAGTTGGCATTACATCCAAAAAAGACAGCTCTTCAGGTTGCAGAGGAGAAAGGACTTACCCTTCTCAGTGAAGAGGAAGTAGAGAGAATCATTGACGAGATAGTTCAGCAGAACATTGATGTTATCAAAGCTAAGGGAATGGGAGCAATGGGTATGATAATGGGAAGGGCTATGGCAAAGCTCAGGGGCAAAGCTGATGGTAAGCTCGTCAGTCAATTAGTCAGGAAGAAGATTCAGGAGCTTAGCTCTTAA